The following are from one region of the Natrinema sp. HArc-T2 genome:
- a CDS encoding phytoene/squalene synthase family protein has translation MQQEHINAGKAIQKRTGRTFYLATRFLPERVRHATHVLYAFFRIADEVVDDANGVPPEEQRAKLEALRAQALGERAPDDPVLEAFQELRTEYGITDEEINEFIDAMATDIETARYETYADLESYMRGSAAAVGVMMTAIMEPDDEATALPHAIKLGEAFQLTNFLRDVREDVLDRDRIYIPQETLQEHDVEPAQIERLEFDESFASAMAAELQRTEELYREGVAGIRYLPEDCQLPVLLAAVLYAEHHTVIRAQGYDVLTQEPSLSTARKLWCLAKTRWHWHWNRDPEAVFQRVSAIPSREPDHRGPEHGDGVPTR, from the coding sequence ATGCAACAGGAACACATCAACGCAGGCAAGGCGATACAGAAACGAACCGGGAGGACGTTCTATCTCGCGACGCGGTTTCTCCCCGAGCGCGTGCGACACGCTACGCACGTCCTCTACGCGTTCTTCCGGATCGCTGATGAGGTCGTCGACGACGCCAACGGCGTCCCCCCCGAGGAGCAACGCGCCAAGCTCGAGGCCCTTCGCGCCCAGGCGCTGGGCGAACGCGCGCCCGACGATCCGGTTCTCGAGGCCTTCCAAGAGCTGCGGACGGAGTACGGCATCACCGACGAGGAGATCAACGAGTTCATCGACGCGATGGCCACCGACATCGAGACGGCGCGCTACGAGACCTACGCCGACCTCGAGTCCTACATGCGAGGGTCGGCTGCGGCTGTCGGCGTGATGATGACCGCGATCATGGAGCCCGACGACGAGGCGACCGCGCTGCCACACGCGATCAAACTCGGTGAGGCCTTCCAGCTGACGAACTTCCTGCGAGACGTCCGCGAGGACGTCCTCGACCGGGACCGTATCTACATCCCACAGGAGACGCTTCAGGAACACGACGTCGAGCCGGCACAGATCGAACGCCTCGAGTTCGACGAGTCGTTCGCATCGGCGATGGCTGCCGAACTCCAGCGAACCGAAGAGCTCTACCGGGAAGGGGTAGCCGGCATCCGCTATCTCCCCGAGGATTGCCAGCTGCCGGTCCTGTTGGCTGCCGTCCTCTACGCCGAGCATCACACGGTCATCCGCGCTCAGGGGTACGACGTGCTCACCCAGGAGCCGTCGCTGTCGACGGCGCGAAAGCTGTGGTGTCTCGCGAAGACGCGCTGGCACTGGCACTGGAACCGTGATCCAGAGGCCGTGTTCCAGCGGGTGTCGGCGATCCCCTCGCGCGAGCCTGACCACCGCGGCCCTGAACACGGGGACGGCGTTCCGACCCGCTAG
- a CDS encoding SDR family NAD(P)-dependent oxidoreductase — protein MDGMTALITGGTRGIGRAVADAFAADGATVVIGARDADDVAATIDALEATGATADGCRTDVRDEYDVERLAELASRAGETTGIDIVVPAAGVYHGEAGHTPTDDESYGAFDDHWRTNGRGVYAAISESVPHLNDGARVLVPTGSVARKGAAGYGSYAISKATAEAVVRGFAADTEYVVGCLDPGVVATELTGGHGRDPESVATMFVWAATEADPEAVDGTVVGLGEWKKATR, from the coding sequence ATGGACGGGATGACAGCTCTCATAACCGGCGGAACGCGTGGCATCGGTCGCGCCGTCGCCGACGCATTTGCAGCCGACGGGGCAACCGTCGTCATCGGCGCTCGAGACGCCGACGACGTCGCGGCGACTATCGACGCACTCGAGGCGACGGGCGCGACTGCAGACGGCTGTCGAACCGACGTTCGCGATGAATACGACGTGGAACGGCTGGCCGAGCTCGCCTCGCGGGCAGGTGAGACGACTGGTATCGACATTGTCGTGCCTGCAGCGGGCGTCTATCACGGCGAGGCCGGTCACACGCCGACCGACGACGAATCGTACGGCGCGTTCGACGATCACTGGCGGACGAACGGTCGCGGCGTGTACGCGGCGATCAGCGAGTCGGTTCCGCACTTAAACGACGGGGCACGGGTCCTCGTTCCGACGGGCTCGGTCGCCAGAAAGGGGGCAGCGGGCTACGGCTCCTACGCTATCTCGAAGGCGACGGCAGAGGCAGTCGTTCGCGGGTTCGCCGCCGATACCGAGTACGTCGTGGGCTGTCTGGATCCCGGCGTCGTTGCGACGGAGCTCACCGGCGGGCACGGTCGCGATCCGGAGTCCGTCGCGACGATGTTCGTCTGGGCGGCGACCGAGGCCGACCCCGAAGCGGTAGACGGCACTGTCGTCGGACTGGGTGAGTGGAAAAAGGCGACCCGGTAA
- the cruF gene encoding bisanhydrobacterioruberin hydratase — MDSGESTGSTSSARTDTSTSRTPSVPDGSADETTRTVAQRRLEALIRENRFTIAVVFPVIGAVTLVASAEGLLPPLLSYNPLLILFGTLVMRSPLVVALLPELDRRALVPLVVLTAYTYAIELVGVRTGWPYGTFEYGISLGPMVGGEVPLALPLFFVPLVLNAYLLTLLALDEWAGRLVPRAFSAITAVLAIDLVLDPAAVAIGFWSYLPPGGYYGVPASNYWGWLLSGAIAVVLVDLAFDRVAVRERVRTCEFALDDLVSFVLLWGTINALYGQWLAAGVAGLFCLVLLRTDRYDISIRTAVRPGDRN; from the coding sequence ATGGATAGCGGCGAGTCGACCGGGTCGACCTCGAGTGCCAGAACGGATACGAGCACCAGCCGAACACCGTCGGTCCCCGACGGGAGCGCCGACGAGACGACGAGAACGGTTGCACAGCGGCGACTCGAGGCCCTCATCCGCGAAAACCGGTTTACGATCGCGGTCGTCTTCCCGGTCATCGGCGCGGTAACGCTGGTCGCGAGTGCAGAAGGGCTCTTGCCGCCGCTGCTGTCGTACAACCCGCTGTTGATCCTGTTCGGGACACTGGTGATGCGCTCGCCGCTGGTGGTGGCTCTGCTCCCCGAACTCGACCGCCGGGCGCTCGTCCCGCTTGTGGTCTTGACGGCGTATACGTACGCGATCGAACTCGTCGGCGTGCGGACGGGCTGGCCCTACGGGACCTTCGAGTACGGGATCAGCCTCGGGCCGATGGTCGGCGGGGAAGTGCCGCTTGCCCTGCCGCTGTTTTTTGTCCCGCTGGTTCTCAACGCCTATCTGCTCACCCTGTTGGCCCTCGACGAGTGGGCTGGCCGACTCGTCCCGCGTGCCTTCTCGGCGATCACTGCCGTCCTCGCCATCGATCTGGTGCTCGACCCCGCGGCCGTCGCCATCGGCTTCTGGTCGTATCTCCCGCCCGGCGGCTACTACGGCGTGCCGGCGTCGAACTACTGGGGCTGGCTCCTCTCGGGGGCCATCGCCGTCGTCCTCGTCGACCTCGCGTTCGACCGCGTGGCCGTTCGGGAGCGCGTCCGGACCTGCGAGTTCGCGTTGGACGATCTGGTGAGTTTCGTGCTGCTCTGGGGAACGATCAACGCACTCTACGGGCAGTGGCTGGCCGCCGGCGTCGCCGGGCTGTTCTGTCTCGTCCTCCTCCGGACCGATCGCTACGACATCTCGATACGGACGGCTGTGCGTCCGGGTGATCGAAACTGA
- a CDS encoding prenyltransferase has product MSSNSRAARGGIGAHLSYLLVLSRPRFWLYLAGPVLVGVAYAATTVSDLFAPAPIVLFGYFLLPANVFLYGINDVYDREIDAANPKKDDREARYRGQRYVPAVVGLCAALPLLFVPLLPTAAILWLIAFLVLGAAYSAPPARFKTTPFVDSLSNGLYITPGAAAYAAIAGTQPPALAVGGGWLWAMGMHTFSAIPDIEPDRETGIRTTATVLGERRTYAYCGVCWLASAAAFGALDVRLGVLMLGYPALVVAIATASVAVDRAYWWFPAINTVVGAALTMGGLWRVFYG; this is encoded by the coding sequence ATGAGTTCGAACTCGAGGGCGGCCCGCGGCGGTATCGGTGCACACCTCTCGTACCTGCTGGTCCTCTCGCGACCGCGGTTCTGGCTGTATCTGGCGGGGCCAGTACTGGTGGGCGTGGCCTACGCCGCAACCACTGTCAGTGACCTGTTCGCCCCCGCACCGATCGTGTTGTTCGGCTACTTCCTCCTGCCGGCAAACGTCTTTCTCTACGGGATCAACGACGTCTACGACCGGGAGATCGACGCGGCGAATCCGAAAAAAGACGACCGGGAGGCACGCTATCGCGGCCAGCGATACGTGCCAGCCGTCGTCGGGCTCTGTGCGGCCCTTCCCTTGCTGTTCGTCCCGCTGTTGCCGACGGCGGCGATCCTCTGGCTGATCGCCTTTCTCGTCCTCGGGGCAGCCTACAGCGCCCCGCCAGCGCGATTCAAGACGACTCCGTTCGTGGACTCGCTCTCGAACGGACTCTACATTACACCGGGTGCGGCTGCCTACGCCGCCATTGCCGGGACCCAGCCACCCGCTCTTGCCGTCGGCGGCGGCTGGCTGTGGGCGATGGGGATGCACACGTTCTCGGCGATCCCCGACATCGAACCGGACCGCGAGACCGGCATTCGGACGACTGCGACGGTGCTAGGCGAGCGCCGGACGTACGCCTACTGTGGTGTGTGCTGGCTCGCAAGCGCAGCCGCCTTCGGCGCGCTCGACGTGCGACTTGGCGTGCTCATGCTCGGCTATCCAGCCCTCGTCGTCGCGATCGCCACGGCGAGCGTCGCTGTCGACCGGGCCTACTGGTGGTTTCCCGCGATCAACACCGTCGTCGGCGCAGCGCTGACGATGGGCGGCCTCTGGAGGGTGTTCTATGGATAG
- the msrB gene encoding peptide-methionine (R)-S-oxide reductase MsrB produces the protein MSNEGDHATSDEEWHSRLSDEEYRILREAGTEPPFSGEYVEHTDDGTYVCAGCGAELFDSETKFESGCGWPSFYDTDDDRIETRLDTSHGMRRTEVLCASCGGHLGHVFDDGPDPTGKRYCINSVALEFDEE, from the coding sequence ATGAGTAACGAGGGCGACCACGCGACGAGCGACGAGGAGTGGCACAGCCGGCTGAGCGACGAGGAGTATCGGATCCTCCGCGAGGCGGGCACCGAGCCGCCGTTCAGCGGCGAGTACGTCGAGCATACCGACGACGGGACGTACGTCTGTGCCGGCTGTGGGGCCGAACTGTTCGACTCCGAAACGAAGTTCGAGTCGGGCTGTGGCTGGCCCAGCTTCTACGACACCGACGACGACCGGATCGAAACGCGACTCGACACCAGCCACGGGATGCGCCGCACCGAGGTCCTGTGTGCCTCCTGTGGCGGCCATCTCGGTCACGTCTTCGACGACGGCCCCGACCCGACCGGCAAGCGCTACTGTATCAACTCCGTCGCCCTCGAGTTCGACGAGGAGTGA
- a CDS encoding DUF2196 domain-containing protein, with translation MATDRPRADELRQGLTVELVQDDEDPHAEDTEPLTGEIAVVYGGDPDGPHVKLKSGVVGHVQSVVADETPPGT, from the coding sequence ATGGCTACCGATCGTCCACGCGCCGACGAACTGCGACAGGGACTCACCGTCGAACTCGTACAGGACGACGAGGACCCACACGCCGAGGATACCGAACCGCTCACCGGCGAGATCGCGGTGGTCTACGGTGGAGATCCCGACGGACCACACGTCAAACTGAAAAGCGGTGTGGTCGGGCACGTCCAGTCGGTCGTCGCAGACGAGACCCCTCCGGGTACATAA
- a CDS encoding bacterio-opsin activator domain-containing protein: MGPGHELATTALDTLPITVAIIDDEGEIQFTNESWSEFETAERNDEHVGTNYLAAAVTADDDYAQQAVDGIESVLAGDRDSFSMEYPCHTPEEKRWFLMRVTRFSHDDQRLASLVHLEITERKLAELAAEANAKQVRDERQALEYVLERVDGLVRTVTDAAVSAETRTEIEREVCHRLAGTDPYVLAWIGRVDVTKRRLSPREWASDDDVPLEDDELVLDADGVHPAVQALEREEAQVIADVTDHDAADRLWPMGAGDQFQSVAALPLTYGDVTYGVLVVFADEPDAFDERELLVLESLSGTVATAMNALEVRRMLTTEAVISVEVAIEDPSLFVTALSATFDATVSYRGLTETDDGTPLVVLHVDRTLEDDAVDATGIAHDVTILSTTDDGTLLEVATTDGLVTALSEHGAVIRELVATDGVADLAVDLPDGRSARSAYDLLEHRYDRVELLSYYERDEPTQTPHDVTARLESSLTDRQLMALRKAYYANYFEWPRDISGKELAASMDISRSTFHQHLRAAQRKVLAELFD; encoded by the coding sequence ATGGGTCCCGGACACGAACTCGCCACAACGGCGCTCGACACGCTCCCGATTACCGTCGCGATCATCGACGACGAAGGAGAGATTCAGTTTACGAACGAGTCATGGAGCGAGTTCGAAACCGCGGAGCGCAACGACGAACACGTCGGCACGAACTATCTCGCGGCTGCCGTGACGGCAGACGACGACTACGCCCAGCAGGCAGTCGACGGGATCGAGTCCGTGCTCGCTGGCGACCGAGACTCGTTTTCGATGGAGTATCCCTGTCATACCCCCGAGGAAAAGCGCTGGTTCCTGATGCGAGTCACCCGGTTTTCCCACGACGACCAGCGACTGGCCTCGCTCGTCCACCTCGAGATCACCGAGCGAAAGCTGGCCGAACTCGCCGCCGAAGCAAACGCCAAGCAGGTACGTGACGAACGGCAGGCCCTCGAGTACGTCCTCGAGCGCGTCGATGGCCTCGTCCGGACGGTCACCGACGCTGCCGTCAGTGCGGAGACGCGAACCGAGATCGAACGCGAGGTCTGTCACCGACTCGCCGGAACCGACCCCTACGTGCTCGCCTGGATCGGTCGCGTCGACGTGACGAAACGCCGGCTTTCTCCCCGCGAGTGGGCAAGCGACGACGACGTTCCGCTCGAGGACGACGAACTCGTCCTCGACGCCGACGGCGTACATCCCGCCGTCCAGGCGCTCGAACGCGAGGAGGCGCAGGTGATCGCGGACGTCACGGACCACGACGCCGCCGACCGACTGTGGCCGATGGGGGCTGGCGACCAGTTCCAGTCGGTCGCCGCCTTGCCGCTTACCTACGGCGACGTTACCTACGGCGTGCTGGTCGTGTTCGCTGACGAACCCGACGCCTTCGACGAGCGGGAACTGCTCGTCCTCGAGTCGCTGTCCGGAACGGTCGCGACCGCGATGAACGCACTCGAGGTCAGACGAATGCTGACGACCGAGGCCGTAATCTCCGTCGAGGTCGCGATCGAGGACCCCTCGCTGTTCGTCACGGCGCTGTCGGCGACGTTCGACGCCACGGTCAGCTACCGCGGCCTGACCGAAACCGACGACGGCACACCGCTGGTCGTCCTCCACGTCGATCGCACACTCGAAGACGACGCGGTCGACGCGACCGGGATCGCACACGACGTGACGATCCTCTCGACGACCGACGACGGGACGCTCCTCGAGGTTGCCACCACGGATGGGCTCGTGACGGCGCTGAGCGAGCACGGCGCGGTGATTCGTGAACTGGTCGCAACCGACGGCGTCGCCGATCTTGCGGTCGATCTTCCGGATGGGAGATCCGCTCGGTCGGCCTACGACCTGCTCGAGCACCGGTACGATCGGGTCGAGCTCCTCAGTTACTACGAACGGGACGAGCCCACCCAGACGCCACACGACGTGACGGCACGCCTCGAGTCGTCGCTGACCGACCGCCAACTGATGGCGCTGCGCAAGGCTTACTACGCGAACTACTTCGAGTGGCCCCGCGACATCTCGGGAAAAGAACTGGCAGCGTCGATGGACATCTCCCGGTCGACGTTCCACCAGCATCTGCGGGCCGCCCAGCGGAAAGTGCTCGCAGAACTGTTCGACTGA
- a CDS encoding translation initiation factor eIF-1A translates to MTEDSGRRNLRMPNNDEVFAVVTEHLGGNHVQLRCEDGKERLGRIPGRMKYRTWIEQDDIVVAEPWDWQDEKATIEWRYTGQDADQLRREGHID, encoded by the coding sequence GTGACAGAAGACTCCGGGCGACGGAACCTCCGTATGCCCAACAACGATGAAGTATTCGCCGTCGTCACCGAACACCTCGGTGGCAATCACGTCCAGCTCCGCTGTGAGGACGGCAAGGAGCGACTCGGCCGCATTCCCGGGCGCATGAAATACCGCACCTGGATCGAGCAAGACGACATCGTCGTCGCCGAGCCCTGGGACTGGCAAGACGAAAAGGCCACCATCGAGTGGCGCTACACCGGCCAGGACGCAGATCAACTGCGTCGTGAAGGCCATATCGATTGA
- a CDS encoding phytoene desaturase family protein, whose amino-acid sequence MESLAGVSVVVIGGGIGGLSTACYLADAGADVRVIEKNEQVGGRASRLERDGFRFDMGPSWYLMPDVFERFFADFDRTPSDYYTLTHLDPHYRIFFKDGDQVDITPDLERTKTVFEEYETGAGDALGRYLDKSRENYEVGMKHFVYKDRERLRDYIDLDVARQARGLSLLGSMQGHVEGYFDHPKLQQIMQYTLVFLGGSPTNTPALYNLMSHVDFNLGVWYPDGGIGAVVDGITDLGRELGVEYETERPATEIKGRTGGFEVETPVGPVRADLVVSNTDYAHTEQELLTPERRGYDDDYWDERTYAPSAFLLYLGVEGDVDELAHHTLVLPTDWDQHFEHIFDDPRWPDDPAYYLCVTSETDDTVAPDGHSALFVLVPIAPGLEDTPELREQYRDMILEDIATNTGTDLRDRIVLEERFCIEDFANRYNSHQGTALGLAHTLRQTSLFRPPHRSKEVDGLYFVGGDTTPGIGVPMCLISGDLTAEKVLADHGGGLEP is encoded by the coding sequence ATGGAATCGCTGGCCGGCGTGTCGGTCGTCGTGATCGGAGGCGGAATCGGTGGGCTCTCGACGGCCTGTTATCTCGCCGATGCAGGGGCGGACGTGCGCGTCATCGAAAAGAACGAACAGGTGGGTGGCCGGGCGAGTCGCCTCGAGCGAGACGGGTTTCGGTTCGATATGGGTCCCTCGTGGTACCTGATGCCCGATGTCTTCGAGCGGTTTTTCGCCGACTTCGACCGGACGCCGAGTGACTACTACACCCTTACGCATCTCGATCCCCACTACCGGATCTTCTTCAAGGACGGGGATCAGGTCGATATCACGCCCGACCTCGAGCGGACGAAAACCGTCTTCGAGGAGTACGAGACGGGTGCAGGCGACGCGCTAGGGCGATATCTCGACAAATCCAGGGAAAATTACGAGGTCGGGATGAAACACTTCGTCTACAAGGATCGCGAACGTCTGCGGGACTACATCGACCTCGACGTGGCCCGACAGGCCCGTGGCCTCTCCCTGCTCGGGTCGATGCAGGGCCACGTCGAGGGCTACTTCGACCATCCGAAGCTTCAGCAGATCATGCAGTATACGCTGGTGTTTCTGGGTGGCTCGCCGACGAACACGCCGGCGCTCTACAATCTGATGAGTCACGTCGATTTCAACCTCGGCGTCTGGTACCCCGACGGCGGGATCGGCGCAGTCGTCGACGGGATCACCGACCTCGGTCGTGAGCTGGGTGTCGAGTATGAGACTGAGCGGCCAGCAACCGAGATCAAGGGCCGTACGGGCGGGTTCGAGGTCGAAACGCCAGTGGGACCAGTCCGAGCAGATCTGGTCGTGAGCAACACCGATTACGCCCACACCGAGCAGGAGCTGCTCACGCCCGAACGCCGCGGCTACGACGACGACTACTGGGACGAGCGGACCTACGCCCCATCCGCTTTCTTGCTCTATCTCGGCGTCGAGGGTGACGTCGACGAGTTGGCCCACCACACGCTCGTGTTGCCGACCGACTGGGATCAGCACTTCGAGCACATCTTCGATGACCCACGCTGGCCCGACGATCCCGCCTACTACCTGTGTGTCACGTCCGAGACCGACGACACCGTCGCACCAGACGGCCACAGCGCCCTGTTCGTCCTCGTGCCGATCGCGCCTGGCCTCGAGGACACGCCCGAGCTCCGCGAGCAGTACCGCGACATGATTCTCGAGGATATCGCCACGAACACCGGCACCGACCTGCGCGACCGGATCGTCCTCGAGGAGCGGTTCTGCATCGAGGACTTCGCAAACCGGTACAACAGCCACCAGGGGACGGCACTGGGACTGGCCCACACGCTCCGGCAGACGTCGCTGTTCAGACCGCCTCACCGCTCGAAGGAAGTCGACGGACTCTACTTCGTGGGTGGTGATACCACACCTGGGATCGGCGTTCCGATGTGTCTCATCAGCGGCGACCTGACCGCCGAGAAAGTGCTCGCAGATCACGGCGGCGGACTCGAGCCGTGA
- a CDS encoding TSUP family transporter, protein MTASSSASRIQKAFLKYQHVFVFLAPLAFVVGVYFFAPTPADAGTGYWLEYWWLFIAFVTGATIVNTVGISGSALFVPFLIFIFPLVAYPLEPNTLVKIGLISESFGLSSSALAFIQYGLVDRRLGATLVLGGVPFVVGGALLSFVIPEPLFHALLGIALLAASYLLFRANLGHEEPGGGSGGETVAADGGTASELPNDANKLGPAGVETDDAGTVTRVDRDGNDYTYSRSGYLERFANYSVGGVFQGLAGFGIGELGIISMLRTEVPVRVAIGTNHIVVATTAVLASVVHVFGGGLVPGGHTMDLASTPWNMVVWTVPATTLGGQIAPYVSTALDTGTIKKGVGTLFAIIAVALFLMAFGGF, encoded by the coding sequence ATGACAGCCTCATCATCGGCTTCGCGGATTCAGAAGGCGTTCCTGAAGTATCAGCACGTGTTCGTGTTCCTCGCGCCACTGGCGTTCGTCGTCGGCGTTTACTTCTTCGCGCCCACGCCAGCGGACGCCGGAACCGGCTACTGGCTCGAGTACTGGTGGCTGTTCATCGCGTTCGTCACCGGCGCGACGATCGTCAACACCGTTGGGATCAGCGGCTCCGCGCTGTTCGTCCCCTTCCTCATCTTCATCTTCCCACTGGTTGCGTATCCCTTAGAGCCGAACACGCTGGTGAAAATCGGGCTCATCAGCGAGTCCTTTGGGCTCTCGAGTTCCGCGCTCGCGTTCATCCAGTACGGCCTGGTCGACCGGCGACTCGGCGCGACGCTCGTTCTCGGCGGGGTTCCGTTCGTCGTCGGCGGTGCGTTGCTCTCGTTCGTTATCCCCGAGCCGTTGTTCCACGCGCTGCTCGGGATCGCACTCCTCGCGGCGTCGTATCTCCTGTTCCGGGCGAACCTCGGCCACGAGGAACCCGGCGGCGGCTCCGGCGGCGAGACGGTCGCGGCCGACGGCGGCACCGCAAGCGAACTCCCCAACGACGCGAACAAACTCGGCCCGGCGGGCGTCGAAACGGACGACGCCGGGACGGTGACCCGTGTCGACCGTGACGGCAACGACTACACGTACTCACGGTCGGGATATCTCGAGCGCTTCGCTAACTACAGCGTCGGCGGCGTCTTTCAGGGGCTGGCCGGCTTCGGGATCGGCGAACTCGGCATCATCTCGATGCTCCGGACGGAGGTGCCCGTCCGCGTCGCCATCGGGACCAATCACATCGTCGTCGCAACGACGGCCGTGCTGGCCTCGGTCGTCCACGTCTTCGGCGGCGGGCTGGTTCCCGGCGGCCACACGATGGACCTCGCGTCGACGCCCTGGAACATGGTCGTCTGGACGGTTCCCGCCACGACGCTGGGCGGTCAGATCGCACCTTACGTCTCGACCGCGCTGGATACGGGGACGATCAAGAAAGGCGTCGGCACCCTGTTCGCGATCATCGCCGTCGCGCTGTTCTTGATGGCCTTCGGCGGGTTCTGA